The Pedobacter mucosus genome window below encodes:
- the kdpB gene encoding potassium-transporting ATPase subunit KdpB, whose protein sequence is MKPNNKLFDPALVQTALKQSFIKLDPRVMARNPVMFTVEIGTLVMAYVTVYSINHTGQGSPIYNFFIFLILLLTVLFANFAEAIAEARGKAQADSLRKTREETPAKVLLENGTIEIRSSNMLKKGDVFVCETGDTIPTDGEIIEGIATIDESAITGESAPVIRESGGDKSSVTGGTKVLSDEIKVQVSTAPGESFLDKMIALVEGASRQKTPNEIALTILLASFTLVFIIVCVTLKPFADYANTPITIAALISLFVCLIPTTIGGLLSAIGIAGMDRALRANVITKSGKAVETAGDIDVLLLDKTGTITIGNRKATNFYPTKGVDIKAFTDACVLSSLADETPEGKSIIELAAEKGFKSNGTPQGFTFIKFTAETRSSGLDTVEGRRIRKGAFDSIRNMVEKAGNIFPADIQEQVVKIASNGGTPLVVSENEKAIGVIELQDIIKPGISERFERLRKMGIKTVMVTGDNPLTAKYIAEKAGVDDFIAEAKPEDKMKYIRDEQAMGKLVAMMGDGTNDAPALAQADVGVAMNSGTQAAKEAGNMVDLDNDPTKLIEIVEIGKQLLITRGTLTTFSIANDVAKYFAIVPALFIASIPALQSLNIMGLHSPESAIMSAVIFNAIIIPILIPLALKGVAYKPIGATALLRRNLFIYGIGGVIAPFIGIKIIDLLVGLFV, encoded by the coding sequence ATGAAACCCAATAATAAACTGTTCGATCCTGCCTTAGTGCAGACCGCACTTAAACAATCTTTTATCAAGCTTGATCCAAGGGTAATGGCCCGTAACCCGGTCATGTTTACCGTAGAAATCGGAACCTTAGTGATGGCTTATGTTACGGTATATTCTATCAATCATACTGGACAGGGATCTCCTATATATAATTTTTTCATCTTTCTGATTTTATTGCTTACCGTGCTTTTTGCAAATTTTGCTGAGGCAATTGCAGAGGCCAGGGGTAAAGCACAAGCTGATAGTTTGAGAAAAACAAGAGAAGAAACGCCTGCGAAAGTATTACTAGAAAATGGAACCATTGAAATTCGTTCTTCCAACATGTTAAAAAAAGGTGATGTGTTTGTCTGCGAAACCGGCGATACCATTCCAACGGATGGAGAAATTATCGAAGGGATTGCAACCATCGATGAATCGGCAATTACGGGAGAATCTGCTCCGGTAATCCGGGAATCTGGCGGTGATAAATCTTCGGTGACCGGTGGCACGAAAGTGCTCTCTGATGAAATTAAAGTACAGGTAAGTACTGCTCCAGGCGAAAGCTTTCTAGATAAAATGATTGCTTTGGTTGAAGGTGCTTCCCGTCAGAAAACACCTAATGAAATTGCATTAACGATTTTACTGGCCAGTTTTACCTTGGTATTTATCATTGTTTGTGTAACGCTGAAACCCTTTGCTGATTATGCCAATACGCCAATTACGATTGCTGCACTGATTTCACTGTTTGTATGTTTAATTCCTACAACAATCGGCGGTTTGCTATCTGCAATCGGTATTGCTGGTATGGACAGGGCGCTAAGGGCAAACGTGATTACAAAGTCTGGTAAGGCAGTTGAAACTGCTGGAGATATTGATGTTTTGCTTTTAGATAAAACAGGAACCATTACCATTGGTAACCGTAAAGCAACTAACTTCTATCCAACTAAAGGTGTAGATATTAAAGCTTTTACAGATGCTTGCGTGTTAAGTTCTTTGGCTGATGAAACACCAGAAGGGAAATCGATTATTGAACTTGCGGCCGAAAAGGGGTTTAAATCCAATGGAACTCCGCAAGGATTTACTTTTATCAAATTTACAGCTGAAACCCGATCAAGCGGACTCGATACTGTTGAAGGAAGACGCATTAGAAAAGGTGCTTTTGATTCGATCAGGAATATGGTTGAAAAAGCAGGCAACATTTTCCCCGCAGATATTCAGGAACAGGTAGTGAAAATTGCCTCAAACGGAGGAACTCCATTGGTGGTTTCTGAAAATGAAAAAGCAATAGGCGTAATTGAATTGCAGGATATTATTAAACCAGGGATCAGCGAACGTTTTGAGCGCCTTAGAAAAATGGGTATCAAAACGGTTATGGTTACAGGTGATAATCCGCTAACCGCTAAATACATTGCTGAAAAGGCTGGTGTTGATGATTTTATTGCCGAGGCTAAACCTGAGGATAAAATGAAATATATCAGAGATGAGCAGGCAATGGGCAAACTGGTTGCGATGATGGGTGACGGTACAAATGATGCCCCTGCTTTAGCGCAGGCCGATGTTGGTGTGGCCATGAATAGCGGAACACAGGCTGCGAAAGAAGCCGGGAATATGGTGGATTTAGACAATGATCCAACCAAACTTATTGAAATTGTAGAAATCGGAAAGCAATTGCTGATTACCAGAGGAACATTAACAACTTTCTCTATTGCCAATGATGTTGCAAAGTATTTCGCCATTGTACCGGCATTATTTATTGCCTCGATTCCTGCTTTGCAAAGCCTTAATATTATGGGTTTGCATTCACCAGAATCGGCGATTATGTCTGCGGTTATTTTCAATGCAATCATTATCCCGATTTTAATTCCGCTTGCACTTAAAGGAGTAGCTTATAAACCAATCGGCGCTACCGCACTCTTACGCAGAAACCTGTTTATCTATGGAATTGGTGGCGTAATAGCACCTTTTATAGGAATCAAAATTATTGATTTATTAGTTGGATTGTTTGTTTAG
- a CDS encoding helix-turn-helix domain-containing protein, which produces MYKQMENTMHFQLIEPDKSLHDFVYCFSSLQNFSNQHNAVIIPNGKVDLIFQAHENQLRVALLGLETKPKYTNQEVTNFYSVSFNPLAIEYIFDQSIAEIINTGKILASNFWNFSLEDLNNFEEFCSKITKKIYSLLPSKIDERKRKLFQSIFKSNGEISISDLSEKVFWSQRQINRYFNQQFGLSLKAYCKILRFQASLPHIKNGELYPQLNFTDQSHFIKEIKQFSGVSPKELYKNKNDRFLQFLSYEEQ; this is translated from the coding sequence TTGTATAAACAAATGGAGAATACAATGCATTTTCAACTCATTGAACCCGATAAATCACTCCATGATTTTGTTTATTGTTTTTCTTCTTTACAAAATTTTTCAAACCAGCACAATGCCGTAATCATCCCGAATGGTAAAGTTGATTTGATATTCCAAGCTCACGAAAATCAACTTCGAGTGGCATTATTGGGTTTAGAAACAAAACCGAAATATACTAATCAAGAGGTCACCAATTTTTATTCAGTTAGCTTCAATCCGCTTGCAATAGAATATATTTTTGATCAATCAATCGCTGAGATCATAAATACTGGTAAAATATTAGCAAGCAATTTTTGGAATTTTAGCCTTGAAGACTTAAATAACTTTGAAGAATTTTGCAGCAAAATAACAAAGAAAATCTATTCCCTTTTACCAAGCAAAATAGATGAACGCAAACGAAAATTATTCCAATCGATTTTTAAATCAAATGGCGAAATATCAATCAGTGACCTCTCCGAAAAAGTGTTTTGGAGCCAGCGACAAATAAACCGTTATTTTAACCAACAATTCGGACTTTCTTTAAAGGCATACTGCAAAATACTTCGTTTCCAAGCTTCCCTGCCACATATTAAAAATGGCGAGCTATATCCACAGCTTAACTTTACTGACCAATCGCACTTTATTAAAGAAATTAAACAGTTCTCAGGTGTTTCACCGAAAGAATTATACAAGAATAAAAATGACCGATTTTTACAATTTTTATCCTATGAGGAACAATAA
- a CDS encoding DUF808 domain-containing protein, which translates to MASGFFAILDDIAALMDDVAITAKIATKKTAGILGDDLAVNAEKATGFLESRELPVLWSITKGSFLNKLIIVPIALLLSAFLPLAIKIILILGGFFLAYEGVEKIVHYFFPHAEVDPKTIKNIDEDDSTVEKAKVRSAITTDFILSVEIVIIALGTVMEKSITIQILTVSIVALLATIGVYGIVALIVRMDDAGYKLIKKSGNKGFLFGLGTLLVKSLPILVRMLSFAGTIALILVAGGIFVHNIGFFHDLLPKVPSIIKEFSIGIIAGLLVVTAVVAWKKIRLLFKGDKAVVG; encoded by the coding sequence ATGGCATCAGGTTTCTTCGCGATTTTAGATGATATCGCAGCATTAATGGATGATGTAGCAATTACGGCGAAAATCGCCACAAAAAAAACCGCTGGCATATTAGGAGATGATCTTGCAGTAAATGCAGAAAAAGCTACTGGCTTTCTTGAGTCTAGGGAACTTCCCGTACTTTGGTCTATAACAAAAGGTTCTTTCCTTAATAAACTTATCATCGTTCCAATTGCCTTGCTGCTTAGTGCTTTTTTGCCATTGGCTATAAAAATAATACTTATTCTAGGTGGATTTTTTTTGGCTTATGAAGGGGTAGAAAAGATTGTACATTATTTCTTTCCTCATGCCGAAGTGGACCCAAAAACCATAAAGAATATTGACGAAGATGATAGCACTGTTGAAAAAGCCAAGGTTAGATCTGCCATCACTACGGATTTTATTCTTTCTGTAGAAATTGTAATCATTGCGCTTGGAACGGTGATGGAAAAGAGTATAACTATTCAAATATTGACGGTTTCGATAGTTGCATTATTAGCTACAATAGGTGTTTACGGAATTGTGGCGCTTATTGTGAGGATGGATGACGCAGGTTACAAACTAATTAAAAAAAGCGGTAACAAAGGTTTCCTTTTTGGCTTAGGCACTTTACTTGTAAAATCATTGCCAATTCTTGTGCGGATGTTAAGTTTTGCTGGTACAATAGCCTTAATCCTCGTTGCAGGTGGCATATTTGTGCATAACATCGGTTTTTTTCATGATCTGTTACCAAAAGTTCCATCCATTATAAAAGAATTTAGCATTGGCATTATTGCCGGTTTATTGGTAGTAACCGCTGTAGTTGCCTGGAAAAAGATTAGGTTGCTGTTTAAAGGCGATAAAGCTGTGGTGGGTTAG
- a CDS encoding K(+)-transporting ATPase subunit C translates to MKKYIIQSIRLTAVLMVLLCVIYPITVAFVGKLSKGNGDGEKITKNGKTIGYALLGQSFTKPEYFWGRPSAVNYNAAGSAGSNKGPSNPDYLKDVQSRIDTLLKYNPGIKKSDIPADMITASGSGLDPNISEQGAAIQITRVAKARKLDEKKVKELVAMNTLKPFLGLFGPSSVNVLKLNLALDEL, encoded by the coding sequence ATGAAAAAATACATCATTCAATCGATCCGCTTAACAGCTGTACTTATGGTTCTGTTATGCGTTATTTATCCAATCACCGTAGCCTTTGTAGGAAAATTATCTAAAGGTAATGGCGATGGCGAAAAAATCACTAAAAATGGGAAAACAATTGGTTACGCTTTGCTTGGCCAGTCTTTTACGAAACCAGAATATTTCTGGGGAAGACCATCAGCTGTAAATTACAATGCAGCAGGATCAGCTGGTTCCAATAAAGGCCCATCAAATCCTGATTACTTAAAAGATGTTCAATCCCGTATTGATACCTTATTAAAGTATAATCCCGGAATAAAAAAATCTGATATTCCAGCTGATATGATTACCGCATCTGGTAGCGGACTCGATCCAAATATTTCTGAGCAAGGGGCAGCAATTCAAATTACGAGAGTGGCTAAAGCTAGAAAATTAGACGAGAAAAAAGTAAAGGAACTTGTTGCTATGAATACCCTAAAACCGTTTTTAGGTCTATTTGGACCATCATCGGTTAATGTTTTAAAACTGAATCTTGCACTCGACGAACTCTAA
- a CDS encoding potassium-transporting ATPase subunit F, translating to MIALFIIAIAVFIYMIYVLIKPEKF from the coding sequence ATGATCGCATTATTCATTATCGCCATCGCCGTATTTATCTATATGATTTACGTGCTGATCAAACCAGAAAAATTTTAA
- the kdpA gene encoding potassium-transporting ATPase subunit KdpA, translated as MNTELTGIIATFLVTLIIAIPLGKYLAKVFAGEKVWTDFLKPLETGIYKLSGINVKEQMNWKQHMKALMTINLLWLVYGFFVLIFQDKLPLNPDGNPGMTADLAFNTIISFVANCNLQHYSGESGVSYLTQQYVLMFLQFVSAATGIAAAVVLFKAFRDKTATELGSFWEFFVKAITRLLLPLSIVVALILTFNGTPASYEGKDQFISMQGDTVNVSRGPAAQMIAIKHLGTNGGGYFGANSAHPFENPNYLTNMVEVIAQTIIPLAMLIAFGYFIRRRKLAWTIFGVMTIGLFMLLIPTLSSELGGNPALAKLGISQASGAMEGKEVRFGPAATAYWSTLTTVISTGSVNGMHDSTMPLTGLWQLLAMMINSFYGGCGVGLLNYFIYLIVAVFISGLMVGRTPEFLGHKVEAREIKIAAIITLLSPFLILAGTAISSFVFTNHGAADWAVQPKAWLNNPGFHGFSEMLYEVTSSNANNGSGFEGLGDNNIFWNVLTGIIIFLGRFLPIIGPVAIAGLLAAKKFIPESAGTLKTDTKTFALVTFAVILVLNALSYFPALALGPLAEYFTMFGK; from the coding sequence ATGAACACTGAATTAACTGGCATAATTGCCACATTTCTGGTCACCTTAATTATTGCTATACCGCTTGGGAAGTATTTGGCCAAGGTATTTGCAGGAGAAAAAGTCTGGACGGATTTTTTAAAACCGCTCGAAACTGGAATATACAAGCTTTCCGGTATTAATGTTAAAGAACAGATGAACTGGAAACAGCATATGAAAGCGCTGATGACCATCAATCTTTTATGGTTGGTTTATGGTTTCTTTGTTTTGATTTTCCAGGACAAGCTTCCATTAAATCCCGATGGAAACCCAGGCATGACTGCTGATTTGGCATTTAATACCATTATAAGTTTCGTTGCCAACTGTAACCTTCAACATTATTCTGGAGAGAGCGGCGTGAGTTATTTAACCCAGCAATATGTGCTGATGTTTTTACAGTTTGTGAGTGCCGCAACTGGTATTGCAGCAGCTGTAGTGTTGTTTAAAGCTTTTAGAGATAAAACAGCTACTGAACTTGGTAGTTTTTGGGAGTTTTTTGTAAAAGCAATTACCCGTCTACTGTTACCCTTATCAATTGTGGTTGCTTTGATATTAACTTTTAACGGTACGCCTGCTAGTTACGAAGGCAAAGATCAATTTATATCGATGCAGGGCGATACCGTAAATGTTTCGCGTGGACCTGCAGCGCAAATGATTGCCATAAAACATTTGGGTACAAATGGTGGAGGTTACTTCGGTGCCAATTCGGCTCACCCATTTGAGAATCCTAATTACTTAACCAATATGGTAGAAGTAATTGCGCAAACGATTATCCCGCTTGCAATGCTTATCGCTTTTGGATATTTTATCCGAAGAAGAAAGCTAGCCTGGACAATCTTTGGCGTAATGACGATCGGCTTGTTTATGCTGTTAATACCAACCCTGAGTTCCGAACTTGGTGGTAATCCGGCATTGGCTAAACTGGGTATTTCTCAGGCCAGCGGTGCGATGGAAGGAAAAGAAGTAAGGTTTGGTCCGGCAGCAACCGCTTATTGGAGCACTTTAACTACCGTAATTTCTACAGGTTCGGTTAACGGAATGCATGACAGTACCATGCCGCTAACAGGCTTATGGCAATTGCTGGCGATGATGATTAATTCTTTTTATGGAGGATGTGGAGTTGGTCTGTTAAATTATTTTATCTACTTAATTGTTGCCGTATTTATTTCAGGATTGATGGTGGGAAGAACACCGGAATTCCTCGGACACAAAGTTGAAGCACGGGAAATTAAGATTGCAGCTATTATTACGCTTTTGAGTCCATTTTTAATCCTGGCAGGAACAGCGATTTCAAGTTTCGTATTTACCAACCATGGAGCAGCAGATTGGGCAGTACAGCCGAAAGCTTGGCTCAATAATCCTGGATTTCACGGATTTTCAGAGATGCTTTATGAAGTAACTTCATCCAATGCAAACAACGGTTCTGGTTTTGAAGGCTTAGGAGACAATAATATTTTCTGGAACGTACTTACAGGGATCATTATTTTTCTAGGTCGGTTTTTGCCGATTATAGGTCCTGTTGCAATTGCTGGTTTATTAGCTGCTAAAAAGTTCATTCCTGAATCAGCTGGTACGCTTAAAACAGATACAAAAACCTTTGCATTGGTAACCTTCGCTGTGATATTGGTACTCAATGCACTTTCTTACTTTCCTGCGCTGGCTTTAGGTCCATTGGCAGAATATTTTACGATGTTTGGGAAGTAG
- a CDS encoding AAA family ATPase, protein METIIGRAAEKKLLLDIEKSGDAELVAIYGRRRVGKTFLVRNGFSREPAFEYSGIHHATLDQQLEGFSLALTHASGSLPLAKPDSWLKAFEMLKQYLTPLVKNQRTIIFMDEFPWIDTPKSGFLPAFEQFWNTWASRLPKLVVVMCGSSASWMITKIINNKGGLHNRVTKRIRLLPFTVGETAAYLKNRKIKLDKYQLLQLYMAMGGIPHYLKEIVPGESGAQVIDKLCFTKDGLLVDEFKNLYFSLFDNAQSHIDIVRALAKKGKGLSRQEIINTCKLTTGGHTTKLLDELIESGFITDYTPFGKTSRDKLYKLVDEYSLFYLKYIDGSKATGSGTWLKAMTAQSWTSWSGNAFESICLKHIPQIKKAMGIEAIYTEESVWRYQPKAKTEKGAQIDLLIDRNDRCISVCEIKFSAKPFEITKAYATELNSKIDCFQQQTGTKKTVFLTMVTTYGVKNKESHPGLVQSEALMNSLFDL, encoded by the coding sequence ATGGAAACAATAATCGGGCGGGCAGCAGAAAAAAAGTTATTACTGGACATAGAAAAATCCGGGGATGCAGAACTGGTAGCAATCTACGGAAGGAGACGTGTAGGTAAAACCTTCCTTGTCAGAAATGGATTCAGCAGGGAACCTGCCTTTGAATATTCAGGTATTCACCACGCTACTTTAGATCAACAGTTGGAAGGATTTAGCTTGGCATTAACTCACGCTTCCGGATCCCTACCTCTGGCCAAGCCAGACAGCTGGCTTAAGGCATTTGAAATGCTCAAACAATATCTAACTCCTCTGGTTAAAAACCAAAGAACAATCATCTTCATGGACGAATTTCCCTGGATAGATACCCCAAAATCTGGATTTTTGCCGGCATTTGAACAGTTCTGGAATACCTGGGCATCACGGCTGCCCAAACTTGTAGTGGTTATGTGTGGATCATCAGCCTCTTGGATGATCACAAAAATTATAAACAACAAGGGGGGATTACATAACCGGGTAACAAAACGGATCAGGTTACTGCCTTTTACAGTAGGAGAAACGGCTGCTTATCTGAAAAACAGGAAGATAAAACTTGATAAATACCAACTCCTGCAACTATACATGGCTATGGGAGGCATCCCGCATTATCTAAAGGAAATTGTACCTGGAGAGAGTGGAGCCCAGGTGATCGATAAGCTGTGTTTTACAAAAGACGGGCTTCTTGTGGACGAATTCAAAAACCTCTATTTTTCTCTTTTTGACAATGCGCAAAGTCATATCGATATCGTAAGGGCGCTCGCAAAGAAAGGGAAGGGCTTGTCACGACAAGAAATCATTAATACCTGCAAGCTCACAACCGGTGGACATACTACCAAATTATTGGATGAATTGATTGAATCTGGTTTTATAACAGATTATACCCCATTTGGAAAAACAAGCAGGGACAAACTTTATAAATTGGTCGATGAATACTCGTTATTTTATTTAAAATATATAGATGGAAGCAAGGCAACCGGTAGCGGGACATGGCTAAAGGCAATGACCGCACAATCTTGGACAAGCTGGAGCGGAAATGCATTTGAAAGTATTTGTTTAAAGCATATACCCCAAATTAAAAAGGCGATGGGGATAGAAGCGATATACACTGAAGAATCGGTATGGAGATACCAACCAAAAGCTAAAACAGAAAAAGGCGCACAAATTGACCTGCTCATAGATCGTAATGATAGGTGCATTAGCGTTTGCGAAATAAAATTTTCTGCCAAACCTTTTGAGATAACTAAAGCTTATGCCACTGAACTAAATAGTAAAATCGATTGTTTCCAACAACAAACTGGAACAAAGAAAACGGTATTTTTAACGATGGTCACTACCTATGGTGTTAAAAATAAGGAAAGCCATCCAGGGCTGGTACAGTCTGAAGCCCTTATGAATTCACTTTTTGATTTATAA
- a CDS encoding FAD-dependent oxidoreductase gives MLLQNKEIAIVGGGPGGLILARLLQLKNFKVKVYERDIDKNARVQGSPLDLHENSGLVALRKADLLNEFKKNYLPGADKTTITNEKAEIVFSDHETKQKEDFGHEHFRPEIDRGALRTILIESLQAENIVWNSHFLAMEKKGNGWLLHFKNGKSFYADLVIGADGANSKIRPYLTDIKSIYSGITMLEGNVYEAQKYLPNISAILRGGKIMAFGNKRNILMGQKANKEIGFYASFKAEENWASKSGLNFSDKTQMLEWFKKEYAEWSNVWHELFENSILPFIPRPINFMPLNQTWEALPNLTIIGDAAHVMPPFAGEGVNMAMLDALELSECLSSNEHKTLKEAISFFEINMLKRASVITKESIENGEKMHSENALTTMTNFFSGHDDE, from the coding sequence ATGTTATTACAAAATAAAGAGATAGCGATTGTAGGCGGTGGTCCGGGTGGACTGATTTTGGCAAGACTTTTACAACTGAAAAATTTTAAAGTTAAAGTTTATGAAAGAGACATCGATAAAAATGCAAGAGTGCAAGGGTCTCCTCTTGATTTACACGAAAATTCAGGTTTGGTAGCTTTAAGAAAAGCTGACTTATTAAATGAGTTTAAAAAAAATTACCTACCTGGTGCCGATAAAACTACCATTACCAATGAGAAAGCGGAAATAGTTTTTAGCGACCATGAAACCAAACAAAAAGAAGATTTCGGACATGAGCATTTTCGTCCAGAGATAGACCGAGGCGCATTACGCACAATTTTAATAGAATCATTGCAGGCTGAAAATATTGTTTGGAACAGCCACTTTTTAGCAATGGAAAAAAAAGGAAATGGTTGGCTGTTGCATTTCAAAAACGGCAAAAGTTTTTATGCAGATCTAGTGATCGGTGCTGATGGAGCAAATTCAAAAATCAGACCCTACCTAACAGATATAAAGTCGATTTATTCAGGAATTACTATGCTTGAAGGCAATGTATATGAAGCTCAAAAATATTTGCCGAACATCTCTGCCATACTTCGTGGTGGAAAAATTATGGCTTTTGGAAACAAAAGAAATATTTTAATGGGACAAAAAGCAAATAAAGAAATTGGTTTTTATGCAAGTTTCAAAGCAGAAGAAAATTGGGCTAGTAAAAGTGGCTTAAACTTTTCTGATAAAACACAAATGCTGGAATGGTTTAAGAAGGAATATGCTGAATGGAGTAATGTGTGGCACGAATTATTCGAAAATTCAATACTACCATTTATCCCGCGACCAATAAATTTTATGCCATTAAACCAAACTTGGGAAGCCTTACCTAACTTAACGATTATTGGTGATGCAGCCCATGTTATGCCGCCCTTTGCCGGAGAAGGTGTAAATATGGCGATGCTTGATGCGTTAGAATTGAGCGAGTGCTTATCATCTAATGAACACAAAACGTTAAAAGAAGCAATTTCATTTTTTGAAATAAACATGCTTAAAAGAGCTTCTGTAATAACAAAAGAATCTATTGAAAACGGCGAAAAAATGCATAGCGAAAATGCGCTTACTACTATGACTAATTTTTTTAGCGGACACGATGATGAATAA
- a CDS encoding four helix bundle protein, with protein sequence MGNRVQEIDMCNKHVYLGINASTMKPHQNLEVWKKSFSLVKKLYILTSKYPSEEKFGLTSQIRRACTSIPVNIAEGSARRSDKELQHFLYIALGSASELDTLLLLSRELDFITSDDFDSVSIDLELIFKLLLGFINMVKKRIG encoded by the coding sequence ATGGGAAATAGAGTTCAGGAAATTGATATGTGTAATAAGCATGTATATTTAGGTATTAATGCCTCAACTATGAAACCACACCAAAATTTAGAAGTATGGAAAAAGAGTTTTAGTCTTGTAAAGAAATTATACATTCTAACTTCAAAATATCCTTCAGAAGAAAAATTCGGCCTTACTTCACAAATTCGAAGAGCCTGTACTTCAATTCCAGTAAATATTGCCGAAGGATCTGCAAGGCGATCTGATAAAGAGTTACAACATTTCTTATACATTGCCCTTGGCTCTGCAAGTGAATTAGACACGTTACTATTGCTTTCTAGAGAATTAGATTTCATTACTTCTGATGATTTTGATTCGGTATCCATCGACTTAGAATTAATTTTTAAACTTTTATTGGGTTTTATTAATATGGTTAAAAAGAGGATTGGCTAA